A genomic stretch from Oryzias latipes chromosome 24, ASM223467v1 includes:
- the LOC111947114 gene encoding uncharacterized protein LOC111947114: MPYPYKKIFLLIKRRPSLSCPRLTAAQDPDSVNKATSVSADIPENVRLQPEPFYGNVDAFGGFLLQCQLIFQQAPSKALQWAQAFLASHPIAHLPYDSFIGEFRLVFDQPRKQEEAVRRLLSLKQGNRPPEADSFEDLVTAALRSVTQNYPPRNVINDGTRAYVSIVAKPVICRNVKPDALSRKYSSSDSSSDSSILPMSCFVGSLTWEIESKVQQAQGPPQVISCLYPCLAVPGLILRWILLLGFLRLKAIRHHGIPSDIVSDRGPQFTSQVWKAFCSALGATVSLTSGYHPQANGQAERANQELEAALRCLAAQNQEDWSKYLVWVEYAHNSHSSTATGISPFEASLGYSPPLFPSQELDLAVPSVQLHLQRCRDIWLQTRVALLRTKESNCQIANRHRVVSPNYQPGQKVWLSSRNIPLQASSRKLAPKFIGPYTIDRVINPVCVKLRLPAALKVNPTFHVSQVKPVTESPLCPPSASPPPARTIDGAPAFTVDRILDVRRRGRGVQFLVDWEGYGPEERSWISRSLILDHTLIDDFYRARPDRRLGPPGGGR; encoded by the exons ATGCCTTATCCATACAAGAAAATCTTCTTACTCATCAAGCGGAGGCCATCACTCTCCTGTCCTCGGCTCA CCGCTGCTCAAGATCCCGATTCCGTCAACAAAGCCACTTCCGTTTCCGCCGACATCCCAGAAAATGTCCGCCTTCAGCCGGAACCTTTCTACGGCAATGTTGATGCCTTTGGAGGGTTCCTACTACAGTGCCAACTCATTTTCCAGCAGGCTCCAAG TAAGGCGCTACAATGGGCCCAAGCTTTTCTAGCCTCGCATCCTATCGCTCATCTCCCATACGACAGTTTCATTGGAGAATTCCGGCTCGTCTTCGATCAGCCccgaaagcaggaagaagcagtCCGGCGGTTACTAAGTCTCAAACAAGGTAACCGCCCG CCAGAGGCGGACTCTTTTGAAGACCTTGTCACCGCAGCCCTAAG atcggTCACTCAAAACTATCCCCCGAGGAACGTGATAAACGACGGGACGAGGGCTTATGTTTCTATTGTGGCCAAGCCGGTCATATG CCGAAATGTTAAGCCTGATGCTTTGTCCCGCAAATACTCCTCCTCTGATTCCTCCTCTGACTCATCCATTCTCCCCATGTCCTGTTTCGTTGGAAGTCTCACCTGGGAGATCGAGAGCAAAGTCCAGCAGGCTCAAG GCCCCCCTCAGGTCATCTCCTGCCTCTATCCATGCCTAGCCGTCCCTGGTCTCATATTGCGGTGGATTTTGTTACTGGGCTTCCTCCGTCTCAAGGCCATACG ACACCATGGGATACCCAGTGACATCGTGTCCGACCGCGGACCTCAATTTACATCTCAAGTAtggaaggccttctgctccGCCCTTGGAGCCACAGTCAGCCTTACCTCCGGGTACCACCCACAGGCCAATGGACAAGCTGAACGGGCTaaccaggagctggaggcgGCTCTCAGGTGTCTGGCGGCTCAGAATCAGGAGGACTGGTCCAAATACCTGGTGTGGGTAGAGTATGCCCACAATTCCCATTCGTCCACTGCCACCGGGATATCACCTTTTGAGGCCTCCTTGGGTTACTCACCCCCTTTGTTTCCTTCCCAGGAattggatctggcagtgccctcggtccagctcCACCTTCAGCGGTGTCGTGACATCTGGCTGCAGACCAGGGtggctctcctccgcaccaaggagagcaactgccagataGCCAACCGTCATAGGGTGGTGAGTCCCAACTACCAACCTGGCCAGAAGGTTTGGTTATCGTCTCGTAACATTCCTCTACAGGCCTCGTCCCGGAAACTGGCTCCCAAGTTCATTGGACCCTACACCATTGACCGGGTCATAAATCCTGTTTGTGTCAAGCTGCGTCTCCCTGCTGCCCTCAAGGTGAATCCCACGTTCCACGTCTCACAGGTCAAGCCAGTCACTGAGAGTCCgctttgcccgccgtccgcttccccgccacccgcccgtACCATCGACGGCGCCCCGGCCTTTACGGTTGATAGGATCTTGGATGTCCGGCGCCGTGGGCGGGGGGTGCAgttcttggtggactgggaaGGGTATGGTCCAGAGGAACGTTCATGGATTTCCCGCTCCCTCATTCTGGACCATACCCTCATCGACGACTTTTATCGGGCCCGTCCTGACCGTCGTCTTGGACCGCctggtggcggtcgttga